In one window of Archocentrus centrarchus isolate MPI-CPG fArcCen1 chromosome 11, fArcCen1, whole genome shotgun sequence DNA:
- the tfap2e gene encoding transcription factor AP-2-epsilon isoform X3: MLIHTYSAMDRADGLSGSSPSGRLSQLSSLNQAAYSSAPPLCHTPASDFQPPYFPPPYPQSSLPYSQSQDSAYSHLSDPYPSINSIHQHQQAAWHSQRSRSEEGGLLSQSHRALSLDPRREYPAVPRLLHGLGEGAAALGDGPLGMHLGHHGLDDLQGMEEGSALGILDHSVIKKVPIPSKLNGSSLSALSIGKEGLGVGSVSNPAEVFCSVPGRLSLLSSTSKYKVTVGEVQRRLSPPECLNASLLGGVLRRAKSKNGGRCLRERLEKIGLNLPAGRRKAANVTLLTSLVEGEAVHLARDFGYVCETEFPARATAEYLCRQSEPDQLPTRRSMLLATKEICKEFVDLMSQDRSPLGGSRPTPCLEPGVQGSLTHFSLLTHGFGTPAICAALSAFQSYLMEAIKLLDKGEGGGKSHHDKEMKHRK; this comes from the exons ATGTTAATCCACACCTATTCGGCTATG GACCGCGCAGACGGACTCAGCGGCTCTTCGCCGAGCGGGCGCCTTTCCCAGCTGTCCTCCCTGAACCAGGCCGCCTACTCATCGGCTCCCCCGCTCTGCCACACTCCGGCCTCAGACTTCCAGCCTCCTTACTTCCCACCCCCCTATCCACAGTCTTCACTGCCATACTCCCAGAGCCAGGACTCTGCTTATTCCCACCTGTCAGACCCCTACCCCTCCATCAACTCCATCCATCAGCATCAGCAAGCAGCGTGGCACTCGCAGAGGTCGCGCTCCGAAGAAGGGGGGCTACTGTCACAGTCTCACCGGGCTTTGAGTCTGGACCCCCGTCGGGAGTATCCAGCTGTCCCGCGGCTGCTGCACGGTCTCGGAGAAGGGGCTGCAGCGCTCGGAGACGGTCCTCTCGGGATGCACCTGGGACATCACGGCCTGGATGATCTTCAG GGAATGGAGGAAGGATCAGCCTTGGGCATCCTCGACCACTCTGTCATTAAAAAAG TTCCCATCCCGTCCAAGCTGAACGGCTCGTCCCTGTCCGCCTTGTCCATCGGTAAGGAGGGTCTGGGAGTGGGATCTGTCTCCAACCCGGCGGAGGTATTCTGTTCAGTCCCGGGTCGCCTGTCGCTGCTCAGCTCCACCTCCAAATACAAGGTGACGGTCGGGGAGGTGCAGCGACGCCTCTCCCCACCTGAGTGCCTCAATGcttctctgctgggaggagTCCTCCGCAG GGCGAAGTCAAAGAATGGTGGCCGCTGTCTGAGAGAGCGTCTGGAGAAGATTGGCCTCAACCTGCCCGCCGGGCGACGCAAGGCAGCCAACGTCACTCTGCTAACATCTCTAGTGGAGG GTGAGGCCGTCCATCTGGCGCGGGACTTCGGTTACGTGTGTGAAACAGAGTTTCCAGCCAGAGCCACAGCTGAGTATCTGTGCAGGCAGAGCGAGCCCGACCAGCTCCCAACGCGACGCAGCATGCTGCTCGCCACCAA GGAAATCTGCAAAGAGTTTGTGGACCTCATGTCCCAGGACCGCTCCCCACTCGGCGGCAGTCGACCCACCCCCTGCCTGGAGCCGGGCGTCCAGGGAAGCCTCACCCACTTCAGTCTGCTCACCCACGGCTTCGGTACACCCGCCATCTGCGCAGCGCTCTCCGCCTTCCAGAGCTACCTGATGGAGGCGATCAAATTGCTGGACAAAGGAGAAGGTGGAGGGAAGAGCCACCATGACAAGGAGATGAAGCACCGCAAATAG
- the tfap2e gene encoding transcription factor AP-2-epsilon isoform X2, producing the protein MLWKSRTKTDNAQDRADGLSGSSPSGRLSQLSSLNQAAYSSAPPLCHTPASDFQPPYFPPPYPQSSLPYSQSQDSAYSHLSDPYPSINSIHQHQQAAWHSQRSRSEEGGLLSQSHRALSLDPRREYPAVPRLLHGLGEGAAALGDGPLGMHLGHHGLDDLQGMEEGSALGILDHSVIKKVPIPSKLNGSSLSALSIGKEGLGVGSVSNPAEVFCSVPGRLSLLSSTSKYKVTVGEVQRRLSPPECLNASLLGGVLRRAKSKNGGRCLRERLEKIGLNLPAGRRKAANVTLLTSLVEGEAVHLARDFGYVCETEFPARATAEYLCRQSEPDQLPTRRSMLLATKEICKEFVDLMSQDRSPLGGSRPTPCLEPGVQGSLTHFSLLTHGFGTPAICAALSAFQSYLMEAIKLLDKGEGGGKSHHDKEMKHRK; encoded by the exons GACCGCGCAGACGGACTCAGCGGCTCTTCGCCGAGCGGGCGCCTTTCCCAGCTGTCCTCCCTGAACCAGGCCGCCTACTCATCGGCTCCCCCGCTCTGCCACACTCCGGCCTCAGACTTCCAGCCTCCTTACTTCCCACCCCCCTATCCACAGTCTTCACTGCCATACTCCCAGAGCCAGGACTCTGCTTATTCCCACCTGTCAGACCCCTACCCCTCCATCAACTCCATCCATCAGCATCAGCAAGCAGCGTGGCACTCGCAGAGGTCGCGCTCCGAAGAAGGGGGGCTACTGTCACAGTCTCACCGGGCTTTGAGTCTGGACCCCCGTCGGGAGTATCCAGCTGTCCCGCGGCTGCTGCACGGTCTCGGAGAAGGGGCTGCAGCGCTCGGAGACGGTCCTCTCGGGATGCACCTGGGACATCACGGCCTGGATGATCTTCAG GGAATGGAGGAAGGATCAGCCTTGGGCATCCTCGACCACTCTGTCATTAAAAAAG TTCCCATCCCGTCCAAGCTGAACGGCTCGTCCCTGTCCGCCTTGTCCATCGGTAAGGAGGGTCTGGGAGTGGGATCTGTCTCCAACCCGGCGGAGGTATTCTGTTCAGTCCCGGGTCGCCTGTCGCTGCTCAGCTCCACCTCCAAATACAAGGTGACGGTCGGGGAGGTGCAGCGACGCCTCTCCCCACCTGAGTGCCTCAATGcttctctgctgggaggagTCCTCCGCAG GGCGAAGTCAAAGAATGGTGGCCGCTGTCTGAGAGAGCGTCTGGAGAAGATTGGCCTCAACCTGCCCGCCGGGCGACGCAAGGCAGCCAACGTCACTCTGCTAACATCTCTAGTGGAGG GTGAGGCCGTCCATCTGGCGCGGGACTTCGGTTACGTGTGTGAAACAGAGTTTCCAGCCAGAGCCACAGCTGAGTATCTGTGCAGGCAGAGCGAGCCCGACCAGCTCCCAACGCGACGCAGCATGCTGCTCGCCACCAA GGAAATCTGCAAAGAGTTTGTGGACCTCATGTCCCAGGACCGCTCCCCACTCGGCGGCAGTCGACCCACCCCCTGCCTGGAGCCGGGCGTCCAGGGAAGCCTCACCCACTTCAGTCTGCTCACCCACGGCTTCGGTACACCCGCCATCTGCGCAGCGCTCTCCGCCTTCCAGAGCTACCTGATGGAGGCGATCAAATTGCTGGACAAAGGAGAAGGTGGAGGGAAGAGCCACCATGACAAGGAGATGAAGCACCGCAAATA G
- the tfap2e gene encoding transcription factor AP-2-epsilon isoform X1, which yields MLWKSRTKTDNAQDRADGLSGSSPSGRLSQLSSLNQAAYSSAPPLCHTPASDFQPPYFPPPYPQSSLPYSQSQDSAYSHLSDPYPSINSIHQHQQAAWHSQRSRSEEGGLLSQSHRALSLDPRREYPAVPRLLHGLGEGAAALGDGPLGMHLGHHGLDDLQGMEEGSALGILDHSVIKKVPIPSKLNGSSLSALSIGKEGLGVGSVSNPAEVFCSVPGRLSLLSSTSKYKVTVGEVQRRLSPPECLNASLLGGVLRRAKSKNGGRCLRERLEKIGLNLPAGRRKAANVTLLTSLVEGEAVHLARDFGYVCETEFPARATAEYLCRQSEPDQLPTRRSMLLATKEICKEFVDLMSQDRSPLGGSRPTPCLEPGVQGSLTHFSLLTHGFGTPAICAALSAFQSYLMEAIKLLDKGEGGGKSHHDKEMKHRK from the exons GACCGCGCAGACGGACTCAGCGGCTCTTCGCCGAGCGGGCGCCTTTCCCAGCTGTCCTCCCTGAACCAGGCCGCCTACTCATCGGCTCCCCCGCTCTGCCACACTCCGGCCTCAGACTTCCAGCCTCCTTACTTCCCACCCCCCTATCCACAGTCTTCACTGCCATACTCCCAGAGCCAGGACTCTGCTTATTCCCACCTGTCAGACCCCTACCCCTCCATCAACTCCATCCATCAGCATCAGCAAGCAGCGTGGCACTCGCAGAGGTCGCGCTCCGAAGAAGGGGGGCTACTGTCACAGTCTCACCGGGCTTTGAGTCTGGACCCCCGTCGGGAGTATCCAGCTGTCCCGCGGCTGCTGCACGGTCTCGGAGAAGGGGCTGCAGCGCTCGGAGACGGTCCTCTCGGGATGCACCTGGGACATCACGGCCTGGATGATCTTCAG GGAATGGAGGAAGGATCAGCCTTGGGCATCCTCGACCACTCTGTCATTAAAAAAG TTCCCATCCCGTCCAAGCTGAACGGCTCGTCCCTGTCCGCCTTGTCCATCGGTAAGGAGGGTCTGGGAGTGGGATCTGTCTCCAACCCGGCGGAGGTATTCTGTTCAGTCCCGGGTCGCCTGTCGCTGCTCAGCTCCACCTCCAAATACAAGGTGACGGTCGGGGAGGTGCAGCGACGCCTCTCCCCACCTGAGTGCCTCAATGcttctctgctgggaggagTCCTCCGCAG GGCGAAGTCAAAGAATGGTGGCCGCTGTCTGAGAGAGCGTCTGGAGAAGATTGGCCTCAACCTGCCCGCCGGGCGACGCAAGGCAGCCAACGTCACTCTGCTAACATCTCTAGTGGAGG GTGAGGCCGTCCATCTGGCGCGGGACTTCGGTTACGTGTGTGAAACAGAGTTTCCAGCCAGAGCCACAGCTGAGTATCTGTGCAGGCAGAGCGAGCCCGACCAGCTCCCAACGCGACGCAGCATGCTGCTCGCCACCAA GGAAATCTGCAAAGAGTTTGTGGACCTCATGTCCCAGGACCGCTCCCCACTCGGCGGCAGTCGACCCACCCCCTGCCTGGAGCCGGGCGTCCAGGGAAGCCTCACCCACTTCAGTCTGCTCACCCACGGCTTCGGTACACCCGCCATCTGCGCAGCGCTCTCCGCCTTCCAGAGCTACCTGATGGAGGCGATCAAATTGCTGGACAAAGGAGAAGGTGGAGGGAAGAGCCACCATGACAAGGAGATGAAGCACCGCAAATAG